From a single Sediminibacterium sp. KACHI17 genomic region:
- a CDS encoding sensor histidine kinase, whose protein sequence is MTNDKKIITVFTHMVAWACFFFVPYLVFFPRLREFSMSDNMLATIICNNVFIVLFYYFNTHVLVPKLLINKRWGWYILSIAACLTAFLFLPKEIANLIVEPEFIRQNNEFIRNPDFKGTPKLTRAPRRARPIADPYNTVLFLLVFAFGTCISVTQRWLRTEQTKKETENEKLNTELSFLKSQVNPHFFFNTLNNIYSLAVVRSEKTAPAVMKLSSIMRYILTETERDLVPLNNEVDFIHNFIELQQVRLTDKVTLHFSAKGDVDTMLIAPLMFIPFVENAFKYGVSTKEVSKIDISIDTKDNIIYFSATNNIVAADNSLMENTGIGINNVKRRLELMYPDRHKLITTIENNIYIVKLEITT, encoded by the coding sequence TTGACAAACGATAAAAAAATAATTACAGTCTTCACGCACATGGTTGCATGGGCTTGTTTTTTCTTTGTGCCTTATCTGGTCTTCTTTCCTCGTTTGAGAGAATTCAGTATGAGTGACAACATGCTCGCAACCATCATCTGCAATAATGTTTTCATTGTACTGTTCTATTATTTCAATACACATGTTCTCGTACCGAAATTGTTGATCAATAAAAGATGGGGATGGTATATTCTTTCGATAGCAGCCTGTTTAACAGCTTTTCTGTTTTTGCCTAAAGAAATTGCCAATCTGATTGTTGAACCTGAATTCATTCGTCAGAACAATGAGTTCATCCGAAACCCTGATTTCAAAGGCACTCCAAAACTTACGAGAGCACCCAGAAGAGCCAGACCTATTGCGGATCCATATAATACAGTCTTGTTCTTATTGGTATTTGCGTTTGGAACCTGTATCTCTGTAACCCAACGTTGGCTTAGAACAGAACAAACCAAAAAAGAAACAGAAAACGAAAAACTGAATACAGAGTTATCATTTCTGAAATCACAGGTAAACCCGCATTTCTTTTTCAACACCCTGAATAATATTTATTCGCTTGCAGTGGTAAGAAGTGAAAAAACAGCGCCTGCTGTGATGAAACTTTCATCCATTATGCGTTATATCCTTACAGAAACGGAACGTGATCTGGTACCTTTGAATAATGAGGTGGATTTCATTCATAACTTTATTGAATTACAACAAGTAAGACTAACAGATAAGGTGACCTTGCACTTTTCTGCCAAGGGAGATGTTGACACTATGTTGATTGCCCCTTTAATGTTCATACCATTTGTAGAGAATGCTTTTAAATACGGAGTGAGTACCAAAGAAGTATCAAAGATTGATATCTCAATTGACACCAAGGACAACATCATTTATTTCTCAGCCACTAATAATATTGTTGCAGCGGATAATAGTTTAATGGAGAATACTGGCATTGGTATCAACAATGTTAAAAGAAGATTGGAACTAATGTATCCTGATCGCCATAAACTCATTACAACCATTGAAAACAACATTTACATTGTAAAATTGGAGATTACAACATGA
- a CDS encoding LytTR family DNA-binding domain-containing protein, whose product MIHCIAIDDEPLALQLVQEYCAKISFLKLEKTFTNTDEAIAYMQSNTVDLLFLDIQMPDITGIQFYKGLSEKPPVIFTTAYKDFAVEGFNVDAVDYLLKPFEYDRFLKACYKAKEYIEFLSSQEVQLNSLFIKVNYEIMKINLKDIDLIEALDDYIKIYIKPNPVLTLMTLKSIQEKLPPRDFVRVHRSFIIPIAKIEKFSKSKVWIAGKEIPIGSSYSSVYDQLLEISKTK is encoded by the coding sequence ATGATTCATTGTATTGCCATTGATGACGAGCCACTAGCATTACAACTGGTTCAGGAATATTGCGCGAAGATCTCTTTTCTGAAACTGGAAAAGACCTTTACCAATACCGATGAAGCCATTGCCTATATGCAATCCAATACGGTCGATCTTTTATTTCTGGATATTCAAATGCCTGATATTACCGGTATTCAGTTTTATAAAGGTTTATCTGAAAAACCGCCGGTGATCTTTACCACTGCATATAAAGATTTTGCAGTAGAAGGTTTTAATGTAGACGCGGTTGATTATCTGCTCAAGCCTTTTGAATATGATCGTTTTTTAAAAGCTTGTTATAAAGCTAAGGAATACATCGAATTCCTTAGCTCTCAGGAAGTGCAGCTGAATTCACTCTTTATAAAAGTGAATTATGAGATCATGAAGATCAACCTGAAAGACATTGATCTGATTGAAGCACTCGATGATTATATCAAGATCTATATCAAACCCAACCCGGTACTAACGCTGATGACATTAAAAAGTATTCAGGAAAAATTACCGCCGCGTGATTTTGTGAGGGTTCACCGTTCATTCATCATTCCTATTGCAAAAATTGAAAAATTCAGCAAATCAAAAGTATGGATCGCAGGTAAAGAAATACCTATCGGCAGCAGCTACAGCAGTGTGTACGATCAGTTATTAGAAATTTC